A stretch of the Lolium perenne isolate Kyuss_39 chromosome 3, Kyuss_2.0, whole genome shotgun sequence genome encodes the following:
- the LOC139838139 gene encoding uncharacterized protein codes for MSATALAAALGTPPSQPLTRENALVWKALVIPALRGARVLDLVEGKDKAPAESISTEDANNKPITVVNPDYEAWISRDQQVLRWLLNALSPDVLAHVVGLDSSAAVWAALNAHVSGQSKTRVQQFRSALNNTRKGDMSAEKYVAKMKCIAAELSAVGKSLDEDELIYYVLQGLGSHYNNLHTVVNANPNTTLAELLTQIQAFDRQHKTDEPGFTSSANVARLENRPRHDDRRPRQQERQEDRPRYDDRRPRQDDRPCYDDRQRQDRPRQEYRDDRPRRYDDDCRRRDDGGRRRDRRPTPYVNVTCQICDIHGHPARDCWWRNEDDRSNRADRGDRDNKGANFFAAHGVDTNWYYDTGATEHLTGQLNKLTTYDPYPGEDRVRTADGTGRFYISRDVVFDENVFPFQALHPNAGALLKREILLLPTHTSHESASITDDHMTTIVPVTVPLYDAPQDTTDAGETTAPHNAPEAHTDDGSNLASTADSVNTSVNADPEEDPPASPSSGSRAASPAPEEGSAALEQPSPATSLSSHARGPGASSSPPSTPASDASSAPAGASTVQPDAAAAPPPRPHTRLQQGIRQPKKYTDDTVRYGMLASSGEPRNLPAALNDPHWRAAMQEEYNALMENKTWTLVPSSKTKNLIDCKWVYRIKRRADGTIDRYKARLVAKGFKQRYGIDYEDTFSPVVKIATIRIVLSIAVSRGWSLRQLDVKNAFLHGVLQEEVYMKQPPGFEHPDAPHHVCRLDKALYGLKQAPRAWYSRLSAKLQDFGFIPSKADTSLFLYNKSGVTIFVLIYVDDIIVTSSSDRAISVLLQDLNAHFAIKDLGALHFFLGIEVHRTADNLLLTQAKYAHDLLAKVGMLDCKPAPTPLSPSEPLSLHEGTPLGPEDSSQYRSIVGALQYLTLTRPDLSFSVNKVCQYLHAPTTAHWTAVKRILRYVKNTHQLGITFRQSSSTLLSAFSDADWAGCIEDRRSTRGSAIFIGPNLVSWIARKQDSVSRSSTEAEYKALANATTELIWVEALLRELGVRLREKPCLWCDNLGATYLSANPVFHARTKHIEIDYHFVRERVANNRLAIKFISTKDQIADGLFRLKA; via the exons ATGTCCGCCACCGCTCTCGCTGCTGCGCTTGGGACACCTCCATCCCAGCCGCTTACGCGTGAAAACGCGCTCGTATGGAAGGCACTGGTGATTCCCGCGCTACGCGGCGCCCGTGTCCTTGATCTGGTTGAGGGTAAGGACAAGGCACCCGCTGAGTCCATCTCCACCGAGGATGccaacaacaagccgatcaccgtCGTCAATCCCGACTACGAGGCGTGGATCTCCCGTGATCAACAAGTTCTGCGCTGGCTTCTCAATGCGCTGTCGCCCGATGTGCTCGCTCACGTCGTCGGCCTCGACTCCTCTGCCGCTGTTTGGGCAGCCCTCAACGCCCATGTCTCCGGCCAGTCCAAAACTAGGGTCCAACAGTTTCGCTCGGCCCTCAACAACACGCGCAAAGGTGATATGTCCGCGGAAAAATATGTTGCCAAGATGAAGTGCATTGCCGCCGAACTTTCCGCGGTGGGAAAATCTCTCGATGAAGATGAGCTCATCTACTATGTCCTGCAAGGTCTCGGGAGTCACTACAACAACCTCCATACTGTTGTCAATGCCAATCCCAACACCACCCTCGCCGAACTTCTAACTCAAATTCAAGCCTTCGACCGGCAACACAAGACTGATGAGCCGGGGTTTACCTCCTCCGCCAACGTGGCTCGCCTTGAAAATCGCCCCCGCCATGATGATCGCCGCCCACGTCAGCAGGAGCGCCAGGAGGACCGCCCCCGCTACGACGACCGTCGTCCCCGCCAGGATGACCGGCCTTGCTATGATGATCGGCAACGCCAAGACCGTCCACGTCAGGAATACCGCGATGACCGCCCTCGTCGctatgatgatgattgtcgccGCCGTGATGATGGTGGTCGACGCCGTGACCGTCGCCCCACGCCCTACGTCAACGTCACCTGCCAGATATGTGATATTCATGGGCATCCTGCTCGTGACTGCTGGTGGCGCAACGAAGATGATCGCTCTAACCGCGCTGACCGCGGTGATCGTGACAACAAAGGTGCAAATTTTTTTGCTGCTCATGGAGTTGACACCAACTGGTACTATGACACGGGGGCTACTGAGCATCTCACGGGTCAACTGAACAAGCTCACCACCTATGATCCATATCCAGGAGAAGACCGTGTGCGTACCGCAGACGGCACAG GCCGTTTCTACATATCTCGAGATGTTGTTTTCGATGAAAATGTCTTTCCCTTTCAAGCCCTACATCCCAATGCTGGTGCTCTACTCAAACGAGAAATCCTCCTTTTACCCACACATACTTCTCATGAGAGTGCCTCTataactgatgatcatatgactaCTATTGTGCCTGTCACGGTTCCTCTCTATGATGCTCCACAGGACACTACAGATGCTGGTGAAACTACTGCTCCACACAATGCTCCTGAAGCCCATACTGACGATGGCTCGAATTTGGCCTCTACCGCCGACTCTGTTAACACCTCTGTTAACGCTGATCCCGAGGAGGATCCTCCCGCGTCGCCATCGTCAGGCTCACGCGCCGCGTCGCCCGCTCCCGAGGAAGGTTCGGCCGCGCTGGAGCAGCCCAGCCCCGCCACGTCGCTGTCCTCCCATGCGCGTGGCCCTGGCGCCTCGTCTTCCCCGCCGTCCACGCCTGCGAGTGATGCAAGCAGTGCTCCTGCTGGTGCCTCGACAGTACAGCCGGATGCCGCTGCTGCCCCTCCTCCTCGACCTCACACACGTCTGCAACAAGGTATTCGACAACCGAAAAAATATACTGACGACACTGTTCGCTATGGCATGCTTGCTTCTTCAGGAGAGCCTCGAAATCTACCTGCCGCTCTCAATGATCCTCATTGGCGTGCTGCGATGCAAGAAGAATATAATGCTCTCATGGAAAATAAAACATGGACTCTTGTTCCCTCTAGCAAAACTAAAAATCTGATTGACTGCAAGTGGGTTTATCGTATCAAGCGTCGTGCTGATGGTACAATTGATCGTTACAAAGCACGTCTTGTTGCTAAAGGTTTTAAACAAAGGTATGgcattgattatgaagatacgtTCAGTCCAGTTGTTAAAATCGCTACTATCAGAATTGTTCTATCTATTGCTGTCTCCCGTGGTTGGAGTCTTcggcagctagatgtcaagaacgcgtttcttcatggtgttctgcAAGAGGAAGTCTACATGAAACAACCACCTGGTTTTGAACATCCTGATGCTCCACATCATGTTTGCCGACTTGACAAAGCTCTTTATGGCCTCAAGCAAGCTCCTCGAGCATGGTATTCTCGGCTGAGTGCAAAATTACAAGATTTTGGTTTTATCCCCTCCAAGGCTGATACCTCATTATTCCTCTACAACAAGTCTGGTGTCACTATATTTGTTCTGATTTATGTGGATGATATTATTGTGACCAGCTCCTCTGATCGTGCTATATCAGTCTTGCTTCAGGATCTCAATGCTCACTTTGCTATTAAAGATTTGGGTGCACTTCACTTCTTTCTTGGTATTGAAGTTCACCGGACTGCTGATAATCTTCTTCTCACACAAGCAAAATATGCACATGACCTTCTTGCCAAAGTTGGTATGCTTGATTGCAAGCCGGCGCCTACGCCTCTGTCTCCATCTGAGCCACTATCATTACATGAAGGTACTCCTCTTGGTCCTGAGGACAGCTCTCAGTATCGCAGTATTGTTGGTGCTCTCCAGTACCTCACTCTTACTCGCCCAGACTTGTCTTTCTCGGTAAACAAGGTCTGTCAATATCTTCATGCTCCCACTACTGCTCATTGGACTGCAGTTAAACGCATCCTTCGTTATGTTAAAAATACACATCAGCTTGGTATTACTTTCAGACAGTCTTCTTCTACCCTTCTTAGTGCCTTTTCAGATGCTGATTGGGCAGGCTGTATAGAGGATCGACGCTCTACTAGAGGTTCTGCTATTTTCATTGGTCCAAATTTGGTTTCTTGGATTGCTCGGAAACAAGATTCTGTCTCTCGCTCCAGTACTGAGGCTGAATATAAAGCATTGGCGAATGCCACTACAGAGTTAATATGGGTGGAAGCTCTCCTTCGTGAACTTGGCGTGCGTCTTCGCGAGAAGCCTTGTCTTTGGTGTGATAACTTGGGGGCGACCTATCTCTCAGCAAATCCTGTTTTTCATGCCCGCACAAAGCATATTGAGATTGACTATCATTTTGTTCGTGAACGTGTTGCAAACAACCGCCTGGCTATCAAATTTATCTCCACCAAAGATCAAATAGCTGATGGGCTCTTCCGGTTAAAAGCTTAG